TTTGAAAATATAATGGGTTTTATGCTCTCGAAGATACTCAGCGCCAGTGTCGTCGGCATCGATGCGCACGGGGTGGAGGTCGAGGTCGATATAACATCGAGGGGCCTGCCCCACTTCTCGATGGTGGGGCTGCCGGACGCGGCTGTTAAGGAGAGCCGCGACAGGGTACGGGCGGCGCTGAAAAATATCGGGTTCAATTTCCCCTTCAAGCAGATAACGGTGAACCTTGCGCCTGCCGATCTCAAGGAGGAATCTCCAGCTCGAGAGGTTTAAGAACGACAAGATTTATTACAACGGCCAGATGAAGACGCGACATATCAAGAAATACTGCACCCTCCATGCCGATGCCCAGACGCTCATCGAGACCGCCATGCAGAAACTCGGTCTCTCCGCAAGGGCCTAAGCGAGGATTCTGAAACTCTCCCGTACGATCGCCGACCTTGAGGCCTCTCACGAGACCCACTCCCACCATGTGTCTGAGTCGATTCAGTACAGGACATTGGACAGGGGATTGTTGTAGCTGTCACAACTATGCTCCATCGAAAACAACCGCGTGCGTGCTTCCAACTTCACGGCAAATATATCCCGCTATTTCCCGGTTAACACGAATCCAGACTATCGATGGTTTTCCAGGATTTCCGCACCTTGTGCGCCGTTCGGTATAATAGGGTGAAATGCTATCACCGACGGCCCTTGAACACCTTATCCGGACATACGGCTATGTTGCATTGCTTATCGGCACCTTCTTTGAAGGCGAAACGATCCTAATTATCGGCGGTCTCACCGCACACCTGGGGTATCTTCA
This Thermodesulfovibrionales bacterium DNA region includes the following protein-coding sequences:
- a CDS encoding magnesium chelatase domain-containing protein, which codes for MLSKILSASVVGIDAHGVEVEVDITSRGLPHFSMVGLPDAAVKESRDRVRAALKNIGFNFPFKQITVNLAPADLKEESPAREV